From the Ilumatobacteraceae bacterium genome, the window ACGGCTCGTCGAGACCGATCTGGCGCTGCATCTTCTTGAACTCGTTCTTCTGGCCCGGCTGCACCATCGAGACGACGATGCCCTCGGCACCCGCTCGGGCGGTGCGGCCGGAGCGGTGCACGTACGCCTTGTGGTCTTCCGGCGGGTCGTAGTGGATGACCGACGCGACGCCGTCGACGTGGATGCCGCGGGCGGCGACGTCGGTGGCGACCAGAGCGTGCACCCGGCCCTTCGTGAAGTCCTCGAGCGCACGGTTCCGCTGGTTCTGACTCCGGCCGCCGTGGATCGGGGCCGCCTTCAGGTCGAGCTTGGCGAGCTGCTTGGCGAGCCGGTCGGCCCCGTGACGGGTCCGGCAGAAGATGATCGCCGGCCATGCCATCTTGACGACTTCGGCGACGACCGGGTTGCGGTCGAGGCGGTCGACGGTCCAGAACTTGTGCACGGCCGACTTGATGTCGGGGCTCTCCTCGCCGACCTCGTGACGGACGGGATCCTGCTGGTACTCCGCGGTGAGCTTGGCGATGTCACCGTCGAGCGTCGCCGAGAACAGCACGGTCTGACGCCCACGAGGGGTCTGGTCGAGGAGTCGTCGGACCGACGGCATGAAGCCCATGTCGGCCATCCGGTCGGCCTCGTCGAGAACGACGAACTTCACGTTGCGCAGATCGACGTCGCGTCGCTGGATGAGGTCTTCGAGCCGGCCCGGGCAGGCGACGAGGATGTCGACGCCGCGCTTGAGTGCGGTGAGCTGGGCGCCGTAGCCGACGCCTCCGTACACGGCCTCGATCCGGACGTTGCCGGAGAACGAACGCAGCTCGGACATGATCTGCTCGGCGAGCTCACGGGTCGGCGCGAGCACGAGGCCGAGCGGGCGACGCGGCTCGGCCTTGCCGGCTGCGGCGACGTTGGCGACCAGCGGGACGCCGAAGGCGAGGGTCTTGCCCGAGCCGGTCGGCGCACGGCCGCAGACGTCTCGGCCGGCGAGTCCGTCGGCGACGGTCGCCGCCTGGATCTCGAACGGCTCGTGGATGTCGCGGCGCGCCAGGGCGTCGCAGATGAAGGAGGGGACGCCCAATTGGGCGAAGGTGGTGGACATGCTGTCGCTTTCTGGCCGCGACGATCGCGACCGGGATGTCATGGGGTTCGGGGGTGTCGATGGTTCACGTTGACAGAAAGAACCAGACCCGTCTGCGAACCCAACGGCGACCTGTTCGGTCACCGAAGCACCGGGGACGGTAGCCGAACATCCGCGCGATTCCACTCGGGAGGGGCACCCCGGGCATCGGCGAGTCACGCGCTCCACACCGTCCTGAAACACTCCGGAAACAATCGGTACCTAGGTTCCCGGCCCGTATGGACTCCGGAGACACCGCCTGGCTACTCACATCCGCCGCCCTCGTGCTGTTCATGACGCCGGGGCTGGCGTTCTTCTACGGCGGCATGGTCCGCTCCAAGAACGTGCTCGGCATGCTGATGCAGAACATCTTCGCGATGGGTCTGATCAGCGTGATCTGGGCGACGATCGGGTTCTCGCTCGCGTTCGGCGGTGACGGTCCGCTCATCGGCAACCTCGACTTCGCGTTCATGTCGGACATCGCGGCCGACGAGGGCATGGCGTTCTTCGCGTTCCAGATGATGTTCGCCGTGATCAC encodes:
- a CDS encoding DEAD/DEAH box helicase, producing the protein MSTTFAQLGVPSFICDALARRDIHEPFEIQAATVADGLAGRDVCGRAPTGSGKTLAFGVPLVANVAAAGKAEPRRPLGLVLAPTRELAEQIMSELRSFSGNVRIEAVYGGVGYGAQLTALKRGVDILVACPGRLEDLIQRRDVDLRNVKFVVLDEADRMADMGFMPSVRRLLDQTPRGRQTVLFSATLDGDIAKLTAEYQQDPVRHEVGEESPDIKSAVHKFWTVDRLDRNPVVAEVVKMAWPAIIFCRTRHGADRLAKQLAKLDLKAAPIHGGRSQNQRNRALEDFTKGRVHALVATDVAARGIHVDGVASVIHYDPPEDHKAYVHRSGRTARAGAEGIVVSMVQPGQKNEFKKMQRQIGLDEPFTAPDAEMLPEGALAGDRELAPAGPPQREPQERNRPANRSGRSQRKHGGGGRSRQSAATDRDGRQRDDRPREDRGGKGQGPKRKTNKSGQSAKNRKARRAHLQPSGNS